From a region of the Cognatiyoonia koreensis genome:
- the glpD gene encoding glycerol-3-phosphate dehydrogenase — protein sequence MNADFDLFIIGGGINGVGVARDAQGRGLQVGLAEMNDLASATSSASTKLFHGGLRYLEFFEFGLVRKALIEREVLLRAMPHISWPMRFVLPYHKDMRFEGDTPTSKLLTTFMPWMKGRRPAWLIRLGLFLYDNLGGRKILPGTRTLHLPGSKVGKPLKGKFKKAYEYSDCWIEDSRLVVLNARDAELRGAKIMTRTKVKEATRKDGVWHITIDGPDGMKTVTSRGLVNAGGPWVEDVIRNVARQNASEGVRLVRGSHIVTKKLFDHDKSYFFQGEDGRIIFAIPYETDFTLIGTTDAEHNNLAERPVATQEEQDYLLAFANQYFEQTIHKSDIVWTYSGVRPLYDDGAKSATAATRDYVLSLDDNGPPLLNIFGGKITTYRKLAENVMKKLEPILGGQGPWTAEVPLPGGDFPVSQVSKIIAELQDKYPFLSVCWATRLIRAYGTDATLILGDAKSAVDLGEDFGATLTAAEVRWLMNEEYAVTAEDIVWRRSKLGLRLSSDQIAALDAFMAKAS from the coding sequence ATGAACGCAGATTTTGACCTATTCATCATCGGTGGCGGTATAAACGGTGTCGGTGTTGCGCGGGATGCGCAGGGCCGTGGTTTGCAGGTTGGGTTGGCCGAAATGAACGATCTCGCTTCGGCGACATCTTCGGCGTCGACCAAGCTATTTCATGGCGGACTGCGCTATCTGGAGTTCTTCGAGTTTGGATTGGTGCGCAAGGCTTTGATCGAGCGGGAAGTGCTTTTGAGGGCTATGCCACATATTTCGTGGCCAATGCGGTTTGTTCTTCCTTACCACAAAGACATGCGTTTCGAGGGGGACACGCCGACTTCGAAATTGCTGACGACATTCATGCCATGGATGAAAGGGCGAAGACCGGCGTGGCTTATTCGTCTGGGGCTGTTTCTGTATGACAATCTGGGCGGGCGCAAAATCTTGCCGGGCACGCGTACATTGCATCTGCCGGGGAGCAAGGTTGGCAAGCCGCTGAAAGGCAAGTTCAAGAAGGCTTACGAGTATTCCGATTGCTGGATCGAGGATTCACGTCTTGTGGTGCTGAATGCCCGTGATGCTGAGTTGCGCGGTGCCAAGATCATGACGCGCACGAAAGTCAAAGAGGCAACGCGCAAAGACGGTGTCTGGCATATCACGATCGATGGTCCAGACGGTATGAAAACCGTGACATCGCGCGGGCTCGTCAATGCGGGCGGTCCCTGGGTCGAAGATGTCATCCGCAATGTTGCACGCCAGAATGCGTCTGAAGGCGTCAGGCTGGTGCGTGGGTCCCATATCGTCACGAAAAAGCTCTTCGATCATGACAAGAGTTACTTCTTTCAGGGCGAAGATGGGCGGATCATCTTTGCAATCCCTTATGAGACCGATTTTACATTGATCGGGACCACGGATGCCGAACATAACAACCTAGCCGAACGCCCTGTTGCAACGCAGGAAGAGCAGGATTACCTGCTTGCCTTTGCGAACCAGTATTTCGAACAAACGATCCATAAGTCGGACATTGTGTGGACGTATTCTGGTGTCCGTCCGCTGTATGATGATGGTGCAAAGTCCGCAACAGCTGCAACACGGGACTACGTGCTATCGCTGGATGATAACGGCCCGCCGCTGCTGAACATCTTTGGTGGAAAGATTACGACCTATCGCAAGCTGGCAGAGAACGTGATGAAGAAGCTGGAACCTATCTTGGGTGGTCAGGGGCCATGGACTGCCGAAGTCCCTTTGCCGGGTGGCGATTTCCCGGTGTCGCAGGTTTCAAAGATCATTGCAGAGCTGCAGGATAAATACCCCTTTTTGTCAGTGTGTTGGGCGACACGGTTGATCCGCGCTTATGGTACGGATGCAACTCTTATTCTGGGAGACGCTAAATCCGCAGTTGACCTTGGAGAGGATTTCGGCGCGACGTTGACCGCTGCAGAAGTGCGTTGGTTGATGAACGAGGAATATGCCGTCACTGCTGAAGATATCGTCTGGCGCCGCTCAAAATTGGGGCTACGGTTGAGTTCGGATCAGATTGCAGCGCTTGATGCATTCATGGCGAAAGCGTCATAA
- a CDS encoding DeoR/GlpR family DNA-binding transcription regulator yields MNTHARHTAILAHARKTGKAPATPLAASLGVAVQTIRRDLRELCKSGLLERVHGGAVLPSGVRNIGYDDRRSLNRDAKQRIARKAASLIPDRATLFLNIGTTTEAVARALSDHRELLVVTNNMNVANILANHQSCEVVVAGGHLRRTDGGLVGDLAALAIARFKVDYAIIGASAIDPDGDLLDFDPEEVRVSRQIIDAARASMVVADASKLTRKAPVRIASLSEITHLVTDGVPMERMVNRLSDWRTNLHVA; encoded by the coding sequence ATGAATACCCATGCACGGCACACGGCGATCCTTGCACATGCGCGCAAGACGGGAAAGGCACCTGCAACACCCTTGGCAGCAAGCCTCGGCGTCGCCGTCCAGACCATTCGCCGTGATCTGCGCGAGCTATGCAAATCCGGACTTCTGGAACGGGTACATGGCGGGGCCGTTCTTCCCTCTGGGGTGCGCAACATCGGATATGATGACAGACGCAGCCTGAACCGTGACGCCAAGCAACGCATCGCCCGCAAAGCGGCAAGTTTGATCCCCGATCGTGCTACCCTTTTTCTGAATATCGGAACAACGACCGAAGCGGTCGCGCGCGCGTTGTCGGATCATCGTGAATTGCTGGTCGTGACCAACAACATGAATGTCGCAAATATTCTTGCCAACCATCAAAGCTGCGAAGTGGTCGTTGCCGGCGGTCATTTGCGGCGCACAGACGGCGGGCTTGTGGGCGATCTCGCCGCCCTTGCGATTGCAAGATTCAAGGTCGACTATGCAATCATCGGGGCATCTGCGATTGATCCGGATGGTGATCTGCTCGATTTCGACCCAGAGGAAGTGCGCGTCAGCCGCCAGATCATCGACGCAGCGCGCGCCAGCATGGTAGTCGCTGACGCAAGCAAATTGACGCGAAAGGCCCCCGTCAGGATCGCTTCTCTGTCAGAAATCACGCATCTCGTGACCGACGGTGTCCCGATGGAGCGCATGGTGAATAGGCTTTCCGATTGGCGCACCAACCTACATGTCGCATGA
- a CDS encoding ABC transporter permease, which translates to MQDFAAAFSHAFALILSGDADLLQIIGLSLQVTISAVFVSCVLGLPLGAFLAVARFPGRQLIVILTNAAMGFPPVVVGLMLYLLFSQAGPLAVLDLLYTPTAMIVAQTVLVTPIITALTRSAITDLMQEHGETLLAMRASKWQQITTLLVEARPALMTAALAGLGRAFAEVGAVMIVGGNISHVTRVMTTAIALETSRGELALALALGIILLGLSLLINAAAIGLRPRMLGHVHAR; encoded by the coding sequence ATGCAAGACTTTGCCGCTGCCTTTTCACACGCTTTTGCCCTGATCCTGTCAGGTGATGCAGACCTTCTGCAGATCATTGGTTTGTCGTTGCAGGTTACCATTTCTGCAGTCTTTGTATCCTGTGTGTTAGGCTTGCCGCTGGGGGCATTTCTGGCCGTTGCGCGGTTCCCTGGCCGTCAATTGATCGTCATATTGACGAATGCAGCCATGGGGTTTCCTCCCGTCGTCGTTGGACTGATGCTGTATTTGCTTTTCAGTCAGGCCGGACCCTTGGCCGTTCTTGATCTGCTTTATACGCCGACCGCGATGATTGTGGCGCAAACCGTGCTGGTCACACCCATCATCACTGCGCTGACCCGTTCGGCCATAACTGATCTGATGCAAGAACACGGAGAGACGCTCCTCGCCATGCGTGCCAGTAAATGGCAGCAAATCACGACGTTGCTGGTAGAGGCGCGCCCTGCCCTCATGACTGCAGCGCTGGCAGGGCTGGGGCGTGCATTTGCTGAAGTGGGCGCAGTTATGATCGTCGGCGGCAACATTAGCCACGTTACACGCGTTATGACGACCGCCATCGCGCTGGAGACATCACGCGGCGAACTGGCGCTGGCACTGGCACTTGGGATCATCCTTCTGGGACTGTCGTTGTTGATTAACGCGGCAGCGATTGGTTTGCGGCCACGTATGCTGGGTCATGTCCATGCCCGGTGA
- a CDS encoding ATP-binding cassette domain-containing protein: protein MPGDAQILRFPPAGTDTSEGIRLVDICLQRNGESVLDKLSLTLGEKGITGLIGPNGAGKSVLLRVLTGLISPNSGVVQIAPHLGDPALVFQKPVLLRRSVKANLTHALRIAGVAKPARSGRLAELLVIAELTRQAEAPARTLSGGEQQRLAFARALASNPRLLLLDEPTASLDPAATAAIERLTRATAASGVKVIFVTHDRAQAARVCDDIAFLHKGRVTEHASVTSFFDAPQSRAARHYLQGDLLL from the coding sequence ATGCCCGGTGATGCACAAATCCTGCGGTTCCCACCTGCCGGGACGGACACATCAGAAGGCATCCGCCTTGTCGACATCTGTCTGCAGCGCAACGGTGAAAGCGTGCTCGACAAGCTTTCCCTTACCTTGGGCGAAAAAGGCATAACAGGCCTGATCGGACCAAACGGAGCAGGCAAGTCGGTCTTGCTGCGCGTGCTGACCGGTCTGATTTCGCCAAACTCCGGGGTGGTCCAGATCGCGCCACACCTCGGCGATCCTGCACTCGTTTTTCAAAAGCCGGTTCTGCTCCGGCGATCCGTCAAAGCAAATCTGACCCACGCGCTGCGGATTGCCGGTGTTGCAAAGCCTGCACGCAGCGGTCGACTTGCGGAATTGCTCGTGATTGCCGAACTGACGCGGCAGGCCGAGGCACCGGCGCGCACCTTGTCGGGCGGGGAACAGCAGCGTCTGGCATTTGCCCGCGCATTGGCAAGCAATCCAAGGCTCCTGTTGCTTGATGAACCGACAGCGAGCCTCGACCCGGCAGCAACGGCCGCGATCGAACGGCTGACGCGGGCCACCGCGGCAAGCGGCGTAAAAGTGATCTTCGTCACACATGACCGCGCGCAAGCAGCAAGAGTCTGCGACGACATCGCCTTTCTGCACAAGGGACGGGTGACAGAGCACGCGTCGGTCACAAGCTTCTTCGACGCACCCCAGTCTCGCGCGGCGCGGCACTACTTGCAGGGTGATCTGCTTTTATGA
- a CDS encoding substrate-binding domain-containing protein, with translation MIRLFLVAMLLAAPAMAEPLILQSTTSTQNSGLYDAILPPFSKETGIDVHVVAVGTGQALKNAQNCDGDLLLVHAKDAELAFIAAGYGTRRDALMYNDFVVVGPTQDAAAIGGIASILKALQVLDLRKLTFVSRGDDSGTHQAEMALWNLAGLDPARNSGSWYLETGSGMGATLNTAVGLGAYTITDRATWVRYANKQGFDILVAGDPLLFNQYGIVTLNPSHCPNANHTDAAILRDWLLGETGQAAISEFRIGGEQVFFPNATP, from the coding sequence ATGATCCGCTTATTTCTTGTTGCGATGCTCTTGGCAGCACCTGCAATGGCAGAACCGCTCATACTGCAATCGACAACCAGCACACAGAACTCCGGCCTCTATGACGCCATTCTTCCGCCCTTCTCAAAGGAAACAGGGATCGACGTTCATGTCGTTGCCGTCGGAACGGGTCAGGCCCTCAAGAACGCGCAGAACTGCGATGGCGACCTGCTACTTGTGCATGCGAAAGATGCCGAACTGGCATTTATTGCGGCTGGTTACGGTACCAGACGCGACGCGCTTATGTACAATGACTTCGTCGTCGTCGGACCGACACAGGACGCAGCCGCAATTGGCGGAATTGCAAGTATCCTCAAAGCGCTTCAGGTGCTGGACCTTCGCAAACTGACGTTTGTTTCGCGCGGTGACGATAGCGGAACGCATCAGGCAGAGATGGCGCTTTGGAACTTGGCCGGGCTTGATCCCGCACGTAACAGCGGAAGCTGGTATCTGGAAACCGGGTCCGGCATGGGCGCGACGTTGAATACAGCCGTCGGACTTGGGGCCTATACCATAACGGACCGTGCGACATGGGTTCGATACGCGAACAAGCAAGGGTTCGATATCTTGGTGGCCGGCGATCCGTTACTCTTCAACCAGTATGGTATCGTGACGTTGAATCCGTCCCATTGCCCGAACGCGAACCATACTGACGCTGCGATCTTGCGAGACTGGCTTTTGGGTGAAACGGGTCAGGCTGCAATTTCGGAATTCCGCATTGGAGGCGAACAAGTGTTCTTTCCCAACGCTACCCCTTGA
- a CDS encoding RlmE family RNA methyltransferase, with the protein MVKKPTKNTSGRGQRDLKVKVKSARGRTNSSTRWLQRQLNDPYVKRAQTEGYRGRAAFKILELNEKFNFLVAGARVVDLGCAPGGWCQVAVPKVNSLGTRKGKSIGKVVGIDLQEVDPIPGADIYQLDFLDEGADEQVMAWLDGPADVVMSDMAASSSGHKQTDHLRIIALCEAAAYFAFDVLEEGGTFVAKVLAGGAEGELQKLLKNRFAKVVNVKPPSSRSDSSEKFVVATGFKG; encoded by the coding sequence ATGGTCAAGAAACCGACAAAGAATACATCCGGCCGCGGCCAGCGTGACCTGAAGGTCAAGGTCAAATCGGCGCGTGGCCGTACCAATTCGTCAACCCGCTGGTTGCAACGTCAACTGAACGACCCCTATGTCAAGCGGGCCCAGACGGAAGGCTATCGCGGCCGGGCCGCCTTCAAAATTCTTGAATTGAATGAAAAATTCAACTTTCTTGTGGCTGGTGCACGGGTCGTAGATCTTGGTTGCGCACCGGGTGGCTGGTGCCAAGTCGCCGTGCCGAAGGTCAATTCACTCGGGACCCGCAAGGGCAAATCCATTGGCAAGGTTGTTGGTATTGATCTGCAAGAAGTGGACCCAATTCCCGGGGCGGATATCTACCAGCTGGATTTTCTGGATGAAGGTGCGGATGAACAGGTGATGGCATGGCTTGATGGGCCAGCCGATGTTGTGATGTCTGATATGGCGGCATCTTCTTCTGGCCACAAGCAGACTGACCATTTGCGTATCATCGCGCTTTGTGAGGCGGCGGCCTATTTCGCCTTTGACGTTCTTGAAGAGGGCGGCACCTTCGTGGCCAAGGTGCTTGCAGGCGGTGCAGAGGGTGAATTGCAAAAGCTTCTCAAGAACCGCTTTGCGAAAGTCGTGAATGTTAAACCGCCATCTTCCCGGTCAGACAGTTCTGAGAAATTTGTCGTTGCGACCGGATTCAAGGGGTAG
- a CDS encoding Ppx/GppA phosphatase family protein gives MAPKRPTGAGAFPKAVDSPAPTPPDPAALYAALDLGTNSCRMLIAQPKGSQFHVVDSFSKSVQLGQGLESTGKLSRASMNRTISAMRICKQKLERHGVRRMRLVATEACRRAKNGNHFVQQVRRETGLNLEIIKPEEEARLAVVSCAPLVSTKTEQLLVVDIGGGSTELVWIDLSHVPARERPRAIMRLHAGFVADPGPFAAAKVVDWISVPLGVATLRDQFADVEDDSARFALMSWFFEENLAEFSPYAAEQVRENFQIVGTSGTVTTVAASHLGLKRYDRTKVDGLRMTSDQIDAVIRDYLSLGEKGRKADPRIGKDRQALIMSGSSILQALMRIWPTDRLSVADRGLREGLLYAQMSADGVLEDAPY, from the coding sequence ATGGCGCCCAAGCGTCCAACTGGTGCGGGCGCGTTCCCGAAAGCGGTCGATAGCCCCGCGCCGACACCGCCCGATCCGGCGGCGCTTTATGCAGCGCTTGATCTGGGCACAAATAGCTGTCGCATGCTGATTGCCCAGCCCAAGGGCAGCCAGTTTCATGTGGTCGACAGTTTTTCCAAGTCTGTCCAATTGGGGCAGGGGTTGGAGAGTACCGGAAAACTGTCGCGGGCGTCGATGAACCGCACGATTTCCGCAATGCGCATTTGCAAGCAAAAACTGGAACGCCACGGCGTTCGACGTATGCGACTTGTGGCAACAGAGGCCTGTCGTCGTGCCAAGAATGGGAACCACTTTGTCCAGCAGGTGCGTCGCGAAACGGGTCTGAACCTTGAAATCATCAAGCCTGAGGAAGAAGCCCGTCTGGCTGTCGTGTCATGTGCACCGCTTGTCAGTACCAAGACAGAGCAACTACTCGTCGTCGATATCGGTGGTGGGTCCACTGAATTGGTCTGGATCGACCTGTCCCATGTTCCAGCTCGTGAGCGCCCGCGCGCTATCATGAGGCTCCATGCCGGTTTCGTGGCTGATCCGGGTCCGTTTGCGGCTGCAAAAGTCGTGGATTGGATATCGGTCCCGTTGGGTGTTGCGACACTGCGGGACCAGTTTGCAGACGTAGAAGATGACTCTGCGCGGTTTGCGCTGATGAGTTGGTTCTTTGAAGAGAATCTTGCCGAATTTTCGCCTTACGCCGCAGAACAGGTTCGTGAAAACTTCCAGATCGTCGGCACAAGCGGAACTGTCACCACCGTCGCGGCCTCGCATCTGGGGCTCAAGCGGTATGATCGCACGAAGGTGGACGGGCTGCGAATGACATCCGATCAGATTGACGCCGTTATCCGGGATTACCTGTCGCTGGGCGAGAAGGGGCGCAAGGCAGATCCGCGCATTGGAAAGGACCGCCAGGCTTTGATCATGTCCGGATCCTCGATCCTGCAGGCCTTGATGCGCATCTGGCCGACAGATCGTCTTTCTGTCGCTGACCGTGGACTCCGCGAAGGATTACTGTATGCGCAAATGTCGGCGGATGGCGTACTTGAAGATGCGCCTTACTGA
- a CDS encoding virulence factor — translation MADVTIVYWRDMPAQVIVGKGRRGTKMPLPERFEQAIDRAAMKSGAAESDAYLEGFRKADPFSVDGEDADVAAAEVARIDAEYDQDKIKTLIANDGWA, via the coding sequence ATGGCTGACGTCACGATCGTTTATTGGCGCGACATGCCGGCGCAGGTCATCGTCGGCAAAGGTCGTCGTGGCACGAAGATGCCCTTGCCGGAACGTTTCGAGCAAGCGATCGACCGCGCCGCTATGAAATCCGGTGCAGCTGAAAGCGACGCCTATCTTGAAGGTTTCCGCAAAGCCGATCCATTTTCAGTCGACGGAGAAGATGCCGACGTGGCAGCCGCAGAAGTCGCCCGGATCGACGCCGAATACGACCAAGACAAGATCAAAACACTGATTGCGAACGACGGCTGGGCGTGA
- a CDS encoding 5,10-methylenetetrahydrofolate reductase, whose translation MSLLPFKKKAAPVSQPVNPDLESFLDGYSIEVMPRTAEKVEDFKALLPAGTRVYIAHIEGTPIEEMVATAKRLNNDGFKVMPHFPARIIKDEATLADWIARYQGEADVEQALLLAGGVTSPHGDFHSSMQLLETGLFDKAGFKRLHVAGHPEGNKDIDPDGSDNNVMDALRWKAKFNETTDAEMALATQFAFEARPIIAWADAIKDAGVDLPIHIGIAGPAKLQTLIKFAIACGVGPSLKVLQKRAMDVTKLLLPYEPTDVLTELAAHKAANPDFNIERVHFFPLGGIKTNAEWAIANGGASTQPMKVAV comes from the coding sequence ATGTCCCTGCTCCCTTTCAAGAAGAAAGCAGCCCCGGTAAGTCAGCCAGTCAACCCGGACCTTGAGTCATTTCTTGACGGTTATTCCATCGAAGTGATGCCGCGGACGGCTGAGAAAGTCGAAGACTTCAAAGCGCTGTTGCCAGCGGGAACGCGCGTCTACATCGCCCACATCGAAGGCACGCCGATCGAAGAGATGGTTGCGACTGCCAAACGCCTGAACAACGACGGCTTTAAGGTCATGCCACACTTTCCTGCGCGCATCATCAAGGACGAAGCGACGCTTGCCGACTGGATCGCCCGTTATCAAGGCGAGGCGGATGTTGAACAGGCCCTGCTCTTGGCCGGCGGTGTCACAAGCCCACACGGTGATTTTCATTCGTCCATGCAACTTCTTGAAACCGGACTGTTTGACAAGGCAGGCTTCAAACGGCTCCACGTTGCCGGACATCCCGAAGGCAACAAGGACATCGACCCGGACGGTTCGGACAATAACGTCATGGACGCGCTGCGTTGGAAGGCCAAGTTCAACGAGACGACAGACGCTGAAATGGCACTCGCGACCCAATTTGCATTCGAGGCCAGGCCGATCATTGCATGGGCAGATGCGATCAAGGACGCTGGCGTCGATCTTCCGATCCATATCGGCATCGCAGGGCCTGCAAAACTCCAGACACTGATCAAATTTGCCATCGCCTGCGGTGTTGGCCCATCGCTCAAAGTGCTGCAAAAACGCGCGATGGATGTGACAAAACTTCTGTTGCCCTATGAACCAACCGACGTACTGACCGAATTGGCCGCGCACAAGGCCGCCAACCCCGACTTCAATATCGAACGGGTTCACTTTTTCCCGCTTGGTGGGATCAAGACCAATGCAGAATGGGCCATCGCCAACGGCGGTGCCTCAACCCAACCCATGAAAGTAGCCGTATGA
- a CDS encoding methyltetrahydrofolate cobalamin methyltransferase, which translates to MTRTVVESKTKTAIIGFDQPFCVIGERINPTGRKILNEELERGDFSRVEADALAQVAAGANILDINSGAVFSNKMAEDPRYADNNFVEPTLMRELVQRVQAITDCPLCIDSSVPGALENGLAAAEGRPLLNSVTGEEERLELVLPLVKKYNVPVVAISNDDTGISEDPDVRFAVAKKIVERAADFGIPAHDIVVDPLVMPIGAMGTAGLQVFTLVRRLREELGVNTTCGASNISFGLPNRHGINNAFLPMAMTAGMTSAIMNPVALPIGPLKIAEKKAEIAAAGIILPEDIDDETFVTLFSMGSTKPKAGSEMEAIRAANFLTDNDAGGGEWIRFNRPPVKEGEGRQRTGRRRRA; encoded by the coding sequence ATGACCCGTACCGTCGTCGAATCAAAAACAAAGACCGCGATCATAGGGTTTGATCAGCCTTTCTGCGTCATCGGTGAACGGATCAACCCGACCGGGCGCAAGATCCTGAACGAAGAGCTTGAGCGTGGCGACTTTTCCCGCGTCGAAGCCGATGCACTGGCGCAGGTCGCAGCAGGTGCGAATATCCTTGATATCAACTCCGGTGCGGTTTTCTCCAACAAGATGGCAGAAGATCCGCGCTATGCTGACAACAACTTCGTCGAACCGACTTTGATGCGCGAATTGGTGCAACGGGTGCAGGCAATCACTGACTGCCCGCTATGTATCGACAGCTCTGTCCCAGGTGCACTTGAAAACGGTCTGGCCGCTGCTGAAGGGCGCCCGCTTTTGAACTCTGTCACCGGTGAGGAAGAGCGTCTGGAACTCGTCCTGCCACTGGTCAAGAAATACAACGTCCCTGTCGTCGCGATTTCGAACGACGACACCGGCATCAGCGAAGACCCGGACGTCCGCTTTGCGGTTGCCAAGAAGATCGTCGAACGCGCCGCCGATTTCGGCATTCCGGCGCATGACATCGTCGTTGATCCGCTGGTCATGCCCATTGGTGCCATGGGCACAGCCGGTCTGCAGGTCTTTACATTGGTGCGCCGCCTGCGTGAAGAACTTGGCGTGAACACGACATGCGGTGCATCCAACATCAGCTTCGGTCTGCCAAACCGTCACGGTATCAACAACGCGTTCCTGCCGATGGCTATGACCGCAGGAATGACCTCGGCCATCATGAATCCCGTGGCCCTGCCCATCGGACCATTGAAGATCGCGGAAAAGAAGGCAGAAATTGCGGCCGCCGGTATCATTCTGCCCGAAGACATTGATGACGAAACATTCGTCACGCTTTTCAGTATGGGATCTACGAAACCGAAAGCTGGCTCCGAAATGGAAGCCATTCGGGCCGCCAACTTTCTGACCGACAACGATGCGGGTGGTGGGGAATGGATCCGCTTCAACCGCCCACCGGTCAAGGAAGGTGAAGGGCGCCAACGCACGGGTCGCCGCCGCCGCGCCTAG
- a CDS encoding ABC transporter ATP-binding protein: MADLLLKDVAKTYGGTVDVLKDINLDIKKGELIVFVGPSGCGKSTLLRMIAGLEKITGGTLEIDGVLVNDVPPAQRGIAMVFQSYALYPHMTVRDNMSFALKLAKKSQAEIDEAVGRAAKILQLDEYLDRLPKALSGGQRQRVAIGRSIVRDPKVYLFDEPLSNLDAALRVATRIEIAQLKESMPDSTMIYVTHDQVEAMTLASRIVVLANKGIAQVGTPLELYERPENEFVAQFIGSPAMNLLSGEIVDTGPTTVIKLDAGGMAQSAVPTQAADKGLKVNIGVRPEDMLETTGDNYLFEGKVNITEALGEVTLLYFDKVGDNNAVIGKLPGIHGDLRGKSVRMMATPEKVQVFHNGRSLYYR; this comes from the coding sequence ATGGCCGATCTGTTACTCAAGGATGTCGCGAAGACATACGGTGGGACGGTTGATGTCCTCAAGGATATCAATCTGGATATCAAAAAGGGCGAACTGATTGTATTCGTCGGTCCTTCGGGGTGTGGCAAGTCCACGCTGCTGCGAATGATTGCAGGGCTTGAAAAGATTACCGGTGGCACACTTGAGATCGATGGCGTGCTTGTGAACGATGTGCCGCCCGCACAGCGCGGTATCGCGATGGTTTTCCAGTCTTACGCGCTTTATCCGCATATGACTGTCCGCGATAACATGTCCTTTGCCTTAAAGCTGGCCAAGAAATCACAGGCGGAAATCGACGAGGCTGTTGGGCGGGCTGCGAAGATCCTGCAACTTGACGAGTATCTCGATCGCTTACCCAAAGCCTTGTCAGGCGGTCAGCGCCAACGTGTCGCCATTGGCCGGTCGATCGTGCGCGATCCAAAGGTTTATTTGTTCGACGAGCCGCTGTCGAACCTGGACGCGGCACTGCGCGTTGCCACGCGGATCGAGATTGCGCAGCTGAAGGAATCAATGCCTGACAGTACGATGATCTATGTTACCCACGACCAGGTCGAAGCGATGACGCTTGCCTCTCGTATCGTCGTATTGGCGAACAAGGGCATCGCACAGGTCGGAACGCCGCTTGAACTATACGAGCGTCCCGAGAACGAGTTTGTCGCGCAGTTCATCGGATCACCTGCAATGAACCTGTTGTCCGGAGAGATTGTCGACACTGGTCCAACGACCGTGATCAAGCTTGATGCTGGCGGGATGGCGCAGTCAGCAGTCCCAACACAGGCCGCTGACAAGGGTCTGAAGGTGAACATCGGCGTGCGTCCCGAAGATATGCTGGAGACAACCGGCGACAATTACCTGTTCGAAGGAAAGGTGAATATCACCGAGGCCCTGGGCGAGGTCACATTGCTGTACTTTGACAAGGTCGGAGACAACAATGCAGTTATTGGAAAACTGCCGGGCATTCACGGTGACCTGCGCGGAAAGTCCGTGCGCATGATGGCGACACCTGAAAAGGTCCAGGTTTTCCACAACGGGAGATCGCTGTACTATCGGTGA